From a region of the Rathayibacter sp. VKM Ac-2804 genome:
- the carA gene encoding glutamine-hydrolyzing carbamoyl-phosphate synthase small subunit, protein MPTTRLSTEPTAVLVLEDGRRFSGQAYGARGRTLGEIVFATGMTGYQETLTDPSYAGQIVVQTAPHIGNTGMNDEDEESRRIWVAGYVVRDPSRVVSNFRSQRSLDDDLEKDGIVGISGVDTRAITRHIRSLGSMRSGVFSGEDLALPEEEQLALVLGGAQMAGLNLSSSVSTEERYTVPAQGERVGSVAVIDLGVKTSTVHYLSERGFDVHVLPESTTAEQVLALDPSALFFSNGPGDPEASDRHVDLLRTTLRADLPFFGICFGNQLLGRALGFGTYKLPFGHRGINQPVLDKLTGRVEITSQNHGFAVDAPIDGELDSPEGFGRVEVSHYSLNDSVVEGLRCLDIPAFSVQYHPEAAAGPHDSNHLFDRFRAMVVQRTAEQGGDEPARADSTDTTTASTTGEQK, encoded by the coding sequence GTGCCAACCACACGCCTCAGCACCGAACCCACCGCCGTCCTCGTCCTCGAGGACGGGCGACGATTCTCGGGTCAGGCCTACGGCGCACGCGGCCGCACGCTCGGTGAGATCGTCTTCGCGACCGGCATGACCGGCTACCAGGAGACGCTGACCGACCCGTCCTACGCCGGTCAGATCGTCGTGCAGACCGCCCCGCACATCGGCAACACCGGGATGAACGACGAGGACGAGGAGTCGCGCCGCATCTGGGTCGCCGGCTACGTCGTCCGCGACCCCTCCCGCGTGGTCTCGAACTTCCGCTCGCAGCGCTCGCTCGACGACGACCTGGAGAAGGACGGCATCGTCGGCATCTCCGGCGTCGACACCCGCGCGATCACGCGGCACATCCGCTCGCTCGGCTCGATGCGCTCCGGCGTGTTCTCCGGCGAGGACCTCGCCCTCCCCGAGGAGGAGCAGCTCGCGCTGGTGCTCGGCGGCGCGCAGATGGCGGGGCTGAACCTCTCCTCCTCCGTCTCGACCGAGGAGCGCTACACCGTGCCCGCGCAGGGCGAGCGCGTGGGCTCGGTCGCCGTGATCGACCTGGGCGTCAAGACCTCGACGGTCCACTACCTCTCCGAGCGCGGCTTCGACGTGCACGTGTTGCCCGAGTCGACGACCGCGGAGCAGGTGCTCGCCCTCGACCCCTCCGCGCTGTTCTTCTCCAACGGTCCAGGCGACCCGGAGGCCTCCGATCGCCACGTCGACCTGCTGCGCACCACGCTCCGCGCCGACCTGCCGTTCTTCGGCATCTGCTTCGGCAACCAGCTGCTCGGCCGCGCGCTCGGCTTCGGCACCTACAAGCTGCCGTTCGGCCACCGCGGGATCAACCAGCCGGTGCTCGACAAGCTGACCGGCCGGGTCGAGATCACCTCGCAGAACCACGGCTTCGCGGTGGACGCCCCGATCGACGGCGAGCTCGACTCGCCCGAGGGCTTCGGCCGGGTCGAGGTCAGCCACTACAGCCTCAACGACTCGGTCGTCGAGGGGCTGCGCTGCCTCGACATCCCCGCGTTCTCGGTCCAGTACCACCCGGAGGCGGCGGCCGGCCCGCACGACTCCAACCACCTCTTCGACCGCTTCCGCGCCATGGTCGTGCAGCGCACGGCCGAGCAGGGCGGCGACGAGCCCGCCCGCGCGGACTCCACCGACACCACCACCGCCTCGACCACCGGAGAGCAGAAGTAA
- a CDS encoding dihydroorotase — protein MTGTRILLSGATLADESTADVLIDGGTIVEIGTDVDSSGARVIDADGLLALPGLVDLHTHLREPGFEQSETVLTGTRAAAAGGFTAVFAMANTSPVQDTAGVVEQVQSLGEDAGYATVRPIGAVTVGLAGESLAELGAMARSRAAVRVFSDDGKCVSDALLMRRALEYVKAFDGVVAQHAQEPRLTVGAQMNEGAVSSALGLQGWPAVAEEAIIARDVLLAEHVGSRLHVCHVSTAGSVDVIRWAKARGIDVTAEVTPHHLLLSEQLIAGVDGAAGYDARFKVNPPLRRDEDVLALREALADGTIDIVATDHAPHPVEAKDCEWDAAAFGMVGLESALSVVHAAVVEDGRLSWADVARVLSSAPARIGRLDGYQHGLAVGAAANVVLYDTEVRRRFSTEDLRGRSTNSPYLGRELPGRVVATLHRGVPTVLDGELVDAATVAAAARVARG, from the coding sequence ATGACCGGTACGAGGATCCTCCTCTCGGGCGCGACGCTCGCCGACGAGTCGACGGCCGACGTCCTGATCGACGGCGGGACGATCGTCGAGATCGGCACCGATGTCGACTCGAGCGGCGCTCGCGTGATCGACGCCGACGGGCTCCTGGCGCTGCCGGGCCTCGTCGACCTGCACACCCACCTCCGCGAGCCCGGCTTCGAGCAGAGCGAGACCGTGCTGACCGGCACGCGCGCCGCGGCCGCGGGCGGCTTCACCGCGGTCTTCGCGATGGCCAACACCTCGCCGGTGCAGGACACGGCCGGCGTCGTCGAGCAGGTGCAGAGCCTCGGCGAGGACGCCGGCTACGCGACCGTCCGCCCGATCGGCGCCGTCACCGTGGGCCTCGCGGGGGAGTCGCTCGCCGAGCTCGGCGCGATGGCCCGCAGCCGGGCGGCGGTGCGCGTGTTCTCGGACGACGGCAAGTGCGTCTCGGACGCCCTGCTGATGCGCCGCGCGCTCGAGTACGTGAAGGCCTTCGACGGCGTCGTCGCCCAGCACGCGCAGGAGCCGCGGCTCACCGTCGGCGCGCAGATGAACGAGGGCGCCGTCTCCAGCGCCCTCGGGCTGCAGGGCTGGCCGGCCGTGGCGGAGGAGGCGATCATCGCCCGTGACGTGCTGCTGGCCGAGCACGTCGGCTCGCGCCTGCACGTCTGCCACGTCTCCACCGCCGGCTCCGTCGACGTGATCCGCTGGGCCAAGGCCCGCGGCATCGATGTGACGGCCGAGGTCACCCCGCACCACCTGCTCCTCTCCGAGCAGCTGATCGCCGGGGTGGACGGCGCGGCCGGCTACGACGCCCGCTTCAAGGTCAACCCGCCGCTGCGCCGCGACGAGGACGTGCTCGCCCTCCGCGAGGCCCTCGCCGACGGCACGATCGACATCGTGGCCACCGACCATGCCCCGCACCCGGTCGAGGCGAAGGACTGCGAGTGGGACGCCGCCGCGTTCGGCATGGTCGGCCTCGAGAGCGCCCTGAGCGTCGTGCACGCCGCGGTGGTCGAGGACGGCCGGCTGAGCTGGGCCGACGTCGCCCGCGTGCTCTCCTCCGCCCCCGCGCGGATCGGCCGGCTGGACGGCTACCAGCACGGCCTCGCCGTGGGCGCCGCCGCCAACGTCGTGCTCTACGACACCGAGGTGCGCCGCCGCTTCTCCACCGAGGACCTGCGCGGGCGCAGCACCAACTCGCCCTACCTCGGTCGCGAGCTGCCGGGCCGCGTCGTCGCGACGCTGCACCGGGGCGTCCCCACGGTTCTCGACGGCGAGCTCGTCGACGCGGCCACCGTCGCCGCGGCAGCGAGGGTCGCCCGTGGATAG
- a CDS encoding aspartate carbamoyltransferase catalytic subunit, with protein MRHLLSTRDLDRATAIGLLDIAEDMSDVQNREVKKLPTLRGKTVVNLFFEDSTRTRISFEAAAKRLSADVINFSAKGSSVSKGESLKDTAQTLAAMGADGVVIRHHASGAPAVLAASGWIDAAILNAGDGTHEHPTQALLDAFTIRRRLHGASASRGKSLDGVAVTIVGDILHSRVARSNVWLLTALGAEVTLVAPPTLVPVDTLDWPATIRFDLDDAIDSGLPDVVMLLRIQLERMSSGFFPNGREYARIWGLDDERLARLGPDTIVMHPGPMNRGVEISSAAADSSRSTVLEQVANGVSVRMAALYLLLSGEREVL; from the coding sequence ATGAGGCACCTGCTCTCCACTCGCGACCTCGACCGCGCCACCGCGATCGGCCTCCTCGACATCGCCGAGGACATGTCGGACGTGCAGAACCGCGAGGTCAAGAAGCTGCCGACCCTGCGCGGGAAGACCGTGGTCAACCTCTTCTTCGAGGACTCCACCCGCACCCGCATCTCGTTCGAGGCGGCGGCGAAGCGGCTCTCGGCCGACGTCATCAACTTCAGCGCCAAGGGCTCCAGCGTCTCGAAGGGCGAGAGCCTCAAGGACACCGCGCAGACCCTCGCGGCGATGGGCGCCGACGGCGTCGTGATCCGCCACCACGCCTCCGGCGCCCCGGCGGTGCTCGCGGCGAGCGGCTGGATCGACGCCGCCATCCTCAACGCCGGCGACGGCACGCACGAGCATCCGACCCAGGCGCTGCTCGACGCCTTCACCATCCGCCGCCGGCTGCACGGCGCGTCCGCCTCCCGCGGCAAGAGCCTCGACGGCGTCGCGGTGACGATCGTCGGCGACATCCTGCACTCGCGCGTGGCCCGCTCCAACGTCTGGCTGCTGACCGCGCTCGGCGCGGAGGTCACCCTCGTCGCCCCGCCCACGCTCGTCCCCGTCGACACGCTCGACTGGCCGGCCACGATCCGCTTCGACCTCGACGACGCGATCGACTCCGGGCTGCCCGACGTGGTGATGCTGCTGCGCATCCAGCTCGAGCGGATGTCGAGCGGCTTCTTCCCCAACGGCCGCGAGTACGCGCGCATCTGGGGCCTGGACGACGAGCGGCTCGCCCGCCTCGGCCCGGATACCATCGTGATGCACCCCGGACCCATGAACAGGGGCGTCGAGATCTCCTCGGCCGCCGCCGATTCGAGCCGCTCCACGGTGCTCGAGCAGGTCGCGAACGGGGTGTCCGTGCGGATGGCGGCGCTGTACCTGCTGCTGTCCGGTGAAAGGGAGGTCCTGTGA
- the pyrR gene encoding bifunctional pyr operon transcriptional regulator/uracil phosphoribosyltransferase PyrR, whose product MTARIVLSSADITRALTRIAHEILESNRGAESLVILGIPTRGVALARRIADTIARIEPGAAPVFSGSLDVTMYRDDLAHHPTRTPARTAVPASIDGRTVVLVDDVLFSGRTIRAALDALSDIGRPRAVRLAALVDRGHRELPIRADFVGKNLPSSLSERINVRLVETDGEDLVAIETVAIESAPDGGTR is encoded by the coding sequence GTGACGGCACGAATCGTGCTCAGCAGCGCTGACATCACGCGCGCTCTGACGCGCATCGCTCACGAGATCCTCGAGTCGAATCGGGGCGCGGAGTCGCTGGTGATCCTCGGGATCCCGACCCGCGGAGTCGCGCTCGCGCGGCGGATCGCCGACACGATCGCCAGGATCGAGCCCGGGGCCGCCCCGGTGTTCTCCGGCTCGCTCGACGTGACGATGTACCGCGACGACCTCGCCCACCACCCGACGCGGACGCCCGCGCGCACCGCCGTCCCGGCGAGCATCGACGGCCGCACGGTCGTCCTCGTCGACGACGTGCTCTTCTCCGGCCGCACCATCCGCGCGGCCCTCGACGCGCTCAGCGACATCGGCCGCCCGCGCGCCGTCCGGCTCGCCGCCCTGGTCGACCGCGGCCACCGCGAGCTGCCGATCCGCGCGGACTTCGTCGGCAAGAACCTGCCCAGCAGCCTCAGCGAGCGGATCAACGTCCGCCTGGTCGAGACCGACGGCGAGGACCTGGTCGCGATCGAGACCGTCGCGATCGAGTCCGCACCGGACGGGGGCACCCGATGA
- the nusB gene encoding transcription antitermination factor NusB, which produces MSARTKARKRALDIIYNADVRQISFSESLRSEAERAANEPAREASWLYAREIVDGVIDNADEIDALIAQLAKGWTLSRMPLVDRAILRIGVWEILHNDAVPDGVAISEAVEAATLLSTDDSAGFINGLLASVAESRATA; this is translated from the coding sequence GTGAGTGCTCGGACGAAGGCGCGCAAGCGCGCCCTCGACATCATCTACAACGCCGACGTCCGGCAGATCTCCTTCTCGGAGTCGCTGCGCTCGGAGGCCGAGCGGGCCGCGAACGAGCCGGCGCGCGAGGCCTCCTGGCTGTACGCCCGCGAGATCGTCGACGGGGTCATCGACAACGCGGACGAGATCGACGCGTTGATCGCGCAGCTCGCGAAGGGCTGGACGCTGTCGCGCATGCCGCTGGTCGACCGCGCGATCCTCCGGATCGGCGTCTGGGAGATCCTGCACAACGACGCGGTCCCGGACGGCGTCGCGATCTCCGAGGCCGTCGAGGCGGCGACCCTGCTGTCGACCGACGACTCGGCCGGCTTCATCAACGGCCTGCTCGCCTCCGTCGCCGAGTCGCGCGCGACGGCCTGA